The following coding sequences lie in one Nycticebus coucang isolate mNycCou1 chromosome 18, mNycCou1.pri, whole genome shotgun sequence genomic window:
- the LOC128571058 gene encoding olfactory receptor 1D5: MDGDNQSEDSEFLLLGISERPEQQRILFWMFLSMYLVTVVGNVLIILAISSDSRLHTPMYFFLANLSFTDLFFVTNTIPKMLVNLQSQNKAISYAGCLTQLYFLVSLVTLDNLILAVMAYDRHVAICRPLHYVTAMSPGLCILLITLCWVLSALYGLLLTLLMTRVTFCGPRKIHYIFCETYVLLRLACSNTHIIHTVLVATGCFIFLIPLAFMIMSYVRIVRAILQIPSASNKYKAFSTCASHLGLVSLFYGTLVMVYLQPLQTYSMKDSVATVMYAVVTPMMNPFIYSLRNNDMHGALGRLLGGPFQSLKLG; the protein is encoded by the coding sequence ATGGATGGAGATAACCAAAGTGAGGATTCAGAGTTCCTACTCCTGGGGATCTCAGAGAGACCTGAGCAGCAGCGAATCCTGTTTTGGATGTTCCTATCCATGTACCTGGTCACAGTGGTGGGAAATGTGCTCATCATCCTGGCCATCAGCTCTGACTCCCGCCTGCACactcccatgtacttcttcctggcCAACCTCTCCTTCACTGACCTCTTCTTTGTCACCAACACAATTCCCAAGATGCTGGTGAACCTTCAATCCCAAAACAAAGCCATCTCCTATGCAGGGTGTCTGACACAGCTCTACTTCCTGGTCTCCTTGGTGACCTTGGACAACCTCATCCTGGCCGTGATGGCATATGACCGCCATGTGGCCATCTGCCGCCCTCTCCACTATGTCACAGCCATGAGCCCTGGGCTTTGTATCTTGCTCATCACTTTGTGTTGGGTGCTTTCTGCCCTTTATGGCCTCCTCCTCACCCTTCTTATGACCAGAGTGACCTTCTGTGGGCCCCGAAAGATCCACTACATCTTTTGTGAGACGTACGTCCTGCTGAGACTGGCATGTTCCAACACCCACATCATTCACACAGTGCTGGTTGCCACAGGCTGCTTCATCTTCCTCATCCCTTTAGCGTTCATGATCATGTCTTATGTCCGCATTGTCAGAGCCATCCTTCAAATACCCTCAGCCTCTAACAAATACAAAGCCTTCTCTACATGTGCCTCCCATTTGGGTCTGGTCTCCCTCTTCTATGGGACACTGGTCATGGTGTACCTGCAGCCGCTCCAAACCTACTCCATGAAGGACTCAGTAGCCACAGTGATgtatgctgtggtgacccccatgATGAACCCTTTCATCTATAGCCTGAGGAATAATGACATGCATGGGGCTCTGGGAAGACTCCTAGGGGGGCCatttcaaagtttaaaattaGGATAA